TTATGTTCGTTACAAATTGCAACAATTTTATTCAAATCATCAACAGTAAAGTTAAATGTAGATTTTGAGCGCATATTCAAATTACCTACTCCAAAATATACCGAACTTGCTCCTCCCTGAATTGCAGCCATAAGGTTTTCATATGAACCGACTGGCGACATTACCTCTATATTTGAATGTTCTCTCATTTTAAGAATTCCAATGTTTTTCTACTAGTCTCACAATTTCATTATTGTCAATTTCATTCATACAGCGAAAATGTTTCTTTGGACATTGTTTAAAACCAATTTTTGTACAAGGACGACATTTTATGTTTTTTAATTCAACAATATCTGATAACTCCTTTTTTACATAAGGATACATTCCAAACTCAGGAACTGTATTTCCCCATATCGAGATAATTGGTTTTTGAAATGCTGCAGCAATATGCATTAATCCAGTATCATGACTTACAATAACTCTTGCCTGCTTAACAATAGATGCCGATTGATTTAAATTATATTTTCCGCAACTATTATAAACTTTTCTATTTTTGCAAATTGACATTATTTTATCAGCATCAGTACTATCTTCTTTGCCACCTAAAATAACTATAGGGTAATTTAGTTTCGAAATTATTTCAGAAATTTTTTCTGCTGGCATTTTCTTGGTAAAATGTTTTGCGCCTATAACAAATCCCACATAACCATTTTGAACAAAATCCGGTAACATGTTTATTTCTACCTCATCCTGTTTTGGGATAAAATAATCAAGTCCATTTCCATCATTTTCAACTTCAAAAAGCTTTACCGGCTCAAAATACCGATCAACAATATGCTTATTAGGCATTTTGTTAATTTTAAAATTTACAAGTAGCCATTTTTCTATATTTAATTTTGGAAAAGTAAGGCTTAAAATACCAATCTGACTTTTAATTCTTTTTGTACGAATATTATTATGAAGATCAATTATATAATCGTAACGTTCTTCTTTAATCTCGTTAATTGTATCAGAAAATTTCTCTTTAAGAGTTAAGACCTTATCAACATTTGGGTTCGACAATAAGATACCAGAAAAAGCAGATTTTGTTAAGAAATGAATCTCAGATTCTGCAACTTGTTTTTTTAAACAACGAACAACAGGAGTTGTTAATACAATATCCCCAATTGAACTAAACCTTATTATTAAAAATTTAACCATTAGTCATAAAAATTCCAAGAGATGCCAAACTTTAAATTCCTCACGGGCACAGGATAATGAGGCGTCATAAAATAATCTAAACTAACTAAAGTATAATTTGCATGCTCAAGCTTTACGAATATTCTGGCACGTTTCCAATTCAAATTTACGAATGCATCAACAAATGGGTAATTACCGGTTTGTCTTTCATTCTGAATAGCAAACTGACTTGTAGCAGGAATATATTTTGGAGCAAAATATTTAGTAAAAAAGTACACCTCGGCACCTAGTTGAACTTTTAATACCTTTTTAAATATTAAAAATTCATAAAACAATGAATGTACACCTACATACATTGGTAACCTAAGAATACTATCGTTAGAAGATTGCTGAATAACTGCACGATTATTAAAATGAATATGCTTTCCAATTGTAAAATTCTTATAGATATCGGCAGACATTATTTTAATTGTATGATTTTGTTGCTTTGGTAAAGCCAGACTATCAAAATAAATATAATTTTTAACAGTGTTAAAATTTAAAGAAAAACCTGTATTATACAAACTGTCATCAAATTTTAAGGCTGATTGGGAATAATAAGAATTTGCAAAATTATTATTCCATGAATAATTATTCGAATAATATCTGTTTTCATAATAATCGGGATGTCTTGTCCAATATTCAGCACTTAAAGATATTTTTATTACATCTCTTAAATTCCGCAACTTGTAAGATAATATGCCATCGTATTTAGAATTACCTTTTAAATATCCCGACAACCACTGTTCGACATTAAAATAGCCTGAAAACAAAGAATCACTATGCTTAAATACACTTGCTTGTATTCCAAAACTGTTTAAAAGTGTATCAGAATAATAAAAATAATAACTTCTTTGATCATAATTAACACCAAGCAAAAAAGCTGTTTTAAGTGGGTTGTTTTCTGTAATAACCAATGATAAATTCTGGTATAAAGTTTCTGTTTGAGAAGAATCATTTGTTGCTGTACTATCTATATAAATATTGTTATAGAAACTTGAATCCGGAATATCTGTATAATGTTTTTTAAACCACTGATAGCGTCCGGTATGATGAAGTTCCAGATAACTGGTATGCTTAACATTTACGGAGTCAATAGAATCTGTCTTACCTATTAATGAGATTTCCTGATGTACAAATGCCTCACGAAATGCAATAGTATTTTTAGCATTATTCAGATTCACATTTAAATTTTCTGGTTTGTATATTGAATCAATTATATAATCATCGTGCAAAATTCCACCATTTTCTGTTAATTTAAATTTTTCAAAATTATAATAAGCATGCAGTTTATATTTGTTTTTAATATAGTTTGTTGAAATTCTGAAACTATTGTTCCGGTTTTCCTGATGCAAATAATACCCTTTAGAATTATGTCCATTAGCCCTGAAGCTAAAATTTAAATTTGGAGTAACATTTTGAGTATGAAATGCTGTAATATATTGTTCTCCTTTTTCTTTTGAAGTTCCTGCGGCAAAATTAATTCTGGTATAAGGCTTTCTTGTGTTATAAAAAATATTCCTGTCTGAATTATAATAAATTTTATATGGGATATAAAAGAAAGGTGTTTCTTCTATTGGCAAATTAAATGTTAATGGAAAAGTAGCAGATCCGCTATTACCAAGCATTCCAACAAAATTTGAATGATATGGTAAATAATTCTGAAAATTTGTAGAAAAAGTATCCAGATCAGTTTTTTCTATTCCTTTCCATGAATTTTCGATAGACCACATTTTTATAACATTTGATGTACTATCAACTTTCTGGGCTTTTATGTTTACCCAGATTAAGAAAAAGAATAATATGCTATAAAATATTTTCATTACAAATTTCGCAACAAATATAGATAAAATATAAATCTAAGTTTTTAAATTATATTTACTTAGTTTTTACTTCTTCACTTACAATCCAATATAAAATCGGATTTCCTTTTCTAACATTAATTTTAAAATCATCAATTAAAAAGTTCTGTTTTTTATTATTCCACACATAAATATTAATTACTGGGTTAGTATTTTTGAAATCCAGATCAGGAAGCTTAATAGAAAGTGTAACAGTATTCCACTTTAATGGAGTCATAACAAAATTGCTAAACTGTGACGAACGCCAATCTACAATAATAGTATCCTGCTGAATAGATGACACCAATTGTGCATCTGAAAAATCATTTAATGGCATTACATTTATACTTACATCTATATAATCCATTTGCTTATTTGCTATCTTAAATAAAGTATCAGAAAAACCAGGTCCCCATTCTGAAATACTATCAAACCTATAAGAAAACTTTCCACTTAATGCAACGCTATCTAATAATGCCGAATTAATATTACCCCAATTTGTATTTGCACCTTCAAATGAGTTTTCAGATTTATATAAATCATTTGTTAATTCATTTGTTCTCTTTTTAGAAAATATAACATAGCTTCCGCCATAAAAATTTGAAGTTTTATAAACATAAGGGAAAAATTGCTTAATTAAAGGATATGCTTCAACAGGAGCTCCGGCAAGATAACCATAGTAAATATAATCACCTTTAAAGCTTTCTAATTGATGCACTAACATTTTATAATCACCGGCATCTTCAACTTTTAAATAATTTATTTTTTCCTGATCAATATATTTCTCTGAATAATGTTTTAATATTTTTGATGGAGTTCGGGTAGAGTCTTTTGCTGTCATACTAAACACTATTAAACAGTTTTTAAGCCCTATGCTATCACTTTCGATTTTTGCCTGTTTAACAATTTGCTCATAAGGTGAATTATAAAAAATTTGAAAATGTTTACGTTTATGTACAAGTGATGAGATACAACCTATTGCCAAAACAAAAGCAATAATTGCTCTGAGCTTGATGCTATTTGATTTCATCCAGCCAAAAATTCCAAATAAAATAAAAGGAAAAGCAAAAATAAGTACCGAATACTGTAATACTGCATTTACATACCTCGAATAAATAAAGCCGATAAGAAAAGGTATAATAAACCACAAAAGTGAAATAAATAATAAGCTTTTTCTTTTATTATTTAAAAATGGTTTAACAAATAATCCTGAAATAAAAACTGCAATAATAATTAAAGCTGTAATCCACGAATAATGGACAATATAACTGAAATAGTTTATTAAAAAATCATATCCAGGTTTTGCAAGCCAATCTTCAATCCCACCCATTTCCAACTGTGCTTTAAATATACCAATATTCGGTATATACAATAATGCAATAGCAAGACCAGCTGCAAAATAATAAATAATATTCTTTCGATTTAAAAAGAATATACCGGTAATTCCGATTATTGCTGCCTGCAAAAAAGTAAAATGATGATTATATGCACATAATGCTCCGGCAACAACAAAACCAATCAGATTCGGATATCTTTTTTTATCAGAATAAAAGATTATTTTATTCCAGAAATAAACAAATAACAATATAAAAAACAAACCACTTGAATATGGACGAATAATCTGACTGTAAAAAATAGGATACTGTAAGTATGCAATTAATGAAGCTATTGCTACTGCTGAAGTTTTACCAAACCAATCTTCTGCAATTTTATAAGCAAGAAATACCGAAAAAACTCCTGCAATAATAAATGGTAATTTTAGCCATGCTTCAGAAAAACCAAAAATCTTAACAAAATAAAAAAGCACAATCTGTATTAACGGAGGATGTGTATCAATTAAAACACCTTTCTCAATAAGTTCGCTAAAGCTATTAAATTGGGTGCGAAACAATGCACTAAATTCATCGTGCATAAATGGGATTTCGGTAAGCTTAAATGTTCTTAGAAATAAAGCTATTACAAGAATAAATCCAAGAATAATATTATCCGCATTATTTTTAAAAAATTGTTTCATTTTAATTCTTTAAAGATAACCCATAATTTTATAAATATAATAACCCCAAATCTCATGTAAAATCATTCCCCATCTGTCTAATGATTGTGTATGAGGTACAATTAAATGATCTAATGTATATTTTCTTTTACCAGAAAACCGATCAGCTAAATAATAATCAGGATTCATTCCTGCTTTTTTAAAACAGCCTAATGATCTTTTCATATGAAAAGCAGACGTAATAATAACAACATTTCCTTTTAAACTATCATTTTTAAAAAGCTTTGAAATAGATTCTGCATTCTCATGTGTATTTCTTGAAGCATTTTCAACAATAAAATCATATTCAGAAACAATATTAGTTTCCTTAATAAATTTAAGAATAATATCTCCCTCATTACCACCATCCTTTAATACACTGGCATCACCTCCTGTAAAAACTATCTTTTTTACTATCCCTTTTCTATATAATTTAACAGCTTGCATAAGTCTGTCAACACTTCTGTTAAAACCAATCTGCTCATTCTTGACATCATAATAAGACATTATTCCACCCAAAACAACTGCATAGTCGTAAACTTTTCCGGATTTTTCAATTTTGGAAGGTGGCATTTCCCAGACTCGCATTACTTCATCCAAAACAAATGAATTTGAAAAAATAAATAATGCAAAAAAAGAAGTTAAAATAAGGTTTCTGCGTCGCTTAGGCCTTTTGGTAAGCAATGCCCATATTAAAAGAATCAGCACCCACACTACAGGTGAAAACAAAAAAAGTAAAACTTTTGATAAAATAAAAAACATAAATCTTTTAAAATATTCAACACAAAAATAGAATAATAAGAAGTAGAAATTAATGTCATTTGTAAAAAAGATAATTTCGGTTACATTTACGAAGAATTGAACAAAAATGAGCTTTTAAGTAACTATTTAAAAATATTTGGGTTATGGCAGCATACGAGTTACATTCACACTTAATTGAGAAATACTTAAAAAAACCTAAATGCGAATTTACCCGCAATGACATTATTAAGTATATCGAAGAAAATGAAGTTGAAATGGTGAATTTCAGATATGTATCTGAGGATGGTAAACTAAAAACACTTAATTTCATTATTAATAGTCATGAACATCTCGAAACTATTTTCTCTTCAGGTGAAAGAGTAGATGGTTCGAGTTTATTTTCGTTTATTGAAGCTGGTTCTAGTGATTTATATGCTATTCCACGTTTTAGAACAGCTTTTGTAAATCCCTTTTCAGAAATACCTGCAATTGATATTCTTTGCTCTTTTTATAATGCTCAAGGTCAGCCACTAGAAAGTGCACCAGAATATATTCTGAAAAAAGCACACGATACCTTTAAAAATGAAACCGGCTTAAACTTTAAAGCACTTGGAGAGCTTGAGTTTTATATTATAAGTGAAAAAAACAGCGAATTTCCTGTTGATGATCAAAAGGGTTATCATTCTTCGGCTCCATTTATTAAATGGAACGATTTCCGCAATCATGCAATGAAATTAATTGCCGAAACAGGTGGTAAAATTAAATATGGTCATTCAGAAGTAGGTAATTTTTCTTCTGATACATTAACATATGAACAGCATGAAATTGAGTTTCTTCCGGTAGATATTGAGGAAACTGCCGAGCAACTTATTATTGCAAAATGGATAATAAGAATGCTTGCATTTGAATATGGTGTACAAATCAGTTTTTCTCCTAAAATTACTGTAGGTAAGGCAGGAAGCGGAATGCACGTACATATGCTTGCAGAAAAAGAAGGAAAAAATGTTTTAATTGAAAACGATAAACTTAGCGAATCTGCACATAAAATTATTGCCGGTATTCTTGATTTAGCCGAAGCATTAACTGCTTTCGGAAATTCTGTTCCAACATCTTATTTAAGACTTGTTCCTCATCAGGAAGCTCCTACATGTATTTGCTGGGGCGACAGAAACCGATCTGTTTTAGTTCGTGTTCCGCTTGGCTGGATAGGTGCATCAAATATGGTTGCCGACTCTAATCCAATGGAAGAAAAAACTACAAAAAATTTCACATCAAAACAAACTGTTGAATTACGTTCACCTGACGGATCTGCAGATATTTATCTTTTATTGGCTGGTATTGTTACAGCTGCACGACACGGTTTTGAAATGCCAAATGCATTAGACCTTGCAAAAAATCTTTATGTAGATGTAAATATTTTTAAAGAAGAAGCTAAAGAACGTGCAAAATGTTTAAAAAACCTTCCTGCTTCTTGCTGGCAATCAGCTGACAAACTTAATGAGAAAAGAGAATTTTTCGAAAAATTCGGGGTATTCCCTTCGGGAACTATTGACAGCATAATTAAATCTTTAAAGTCATTTAATGACTTAGGTTTAAGCGAAAAGCTTTATGGCAAAAATGAAGAAATTGGAAAACTTGTAGAAAAATACCTGCATTGGAAATAATTGTATTTTGTAGCTTTTAGTACACTTCATTATTTTTGCTTCATCAAATTTCAATTGTCAATTTTCAATTGAGTTATATATCTTTGTTAAATTTCTTATATGAAAGATCGGCAAAATAATAGCTCAATTCTTACTCTTATATTTCTTGCATTTATCTGGGGATCGTCATTTATTTTAATGAAGCGAGGACTTGAAGTATTTAACGCTAATCAGGTTGCCGCAATTAGAATTTTCTTGTCTTTTTTAGTTTTATTACCATTTGCAATTACCAGATTACATAAATTGACTCCACGCACTTTGTTATTTGTTACAATAACAGGTTTATTAGGAAGTACTATTCCTGCATTCCTGTTTACATATGCTCAAATGCACATTAACAGCACAATGGCAGGAATACTTAATTCATTAACTCCACTTTTTGCATTATTAATTGCTGTATTATTTTTCAAAACAAAAGTATTTTGGTATAATGTAATTGGAATATTGCTTGGATTTATTGGAGCAGCAGCATTAGTAATAAAAGACTTTTCAGGCATTATTGACGGAGAAAATATATATGGTCTGCTAATTGTTATTGCAACACTTTTTTATGGATTTAACACCAATCACATAAAAAACAATTTGAAAGACCTTGATGGAATCAGCATTACAGCACTATCTTTTTTTACAGTAGGTCCATTTACCGGAGTTTATCTCTTATTTTGTGATCTACCATCAGCATTTGCAAAACCTGGCGCATGGGCTGCATTTGGTTATATTGCAATTCTCGGCATAATAGGGACAGCATTTGCACTTATAATAATGAACTCCTTAATAAAAAGGCTCACAGTTATTCTGTCTTCATCTGTTACGTATATAATTCCTGTTTTTGCAATTGGCTGGGGCATTTTTGATGGCGAATCTTTTTCATGGCACCAAGGGTTATCAATAGTACTAATTTTTACAGGAATTTATCTTGTAAATAAAACTTCAACAATAAAACAATATGAAACTTAAAAATTACCAGCTCTGGATATTATCAATATTAAGCAGCTTATTATTAAGTACAGGCTGGATGCAGGGAGCATTTCAATTATTACTTTTTATAGGCTTTATTCCTTTGCTAATTGTTGAAGATAATTACTTTCAACAAACTAAAAGATACAGAAGTTTTAGAATTTTCCCAAAAGCATTACTCACTTTTTTAATTTGGAATACCCTTTCTACATGGTGGATTTGGAATGCTTCACCTGAAGGAGTCTTAATGGCAATAATTTTTAATTCATTGTTCATGGCTACAGTTTTTTGGGTTTTTCACGCAACAAAACGAGTTTTAGGTCGCAAATTAGGGAATATTGCATTTATTGTTTACTGGATTGGTTTTGAATATCTTCACATTAACTGGGAATTATCATGGAGCTGGCTAACATTAGGCAATGGTCTTTCTGAAAACATTTCAATAATACAGTGGTATGAATACACTGGTACACTTGGAGGTTCGTTGTGGATATTGTTAATTAATGTTTTATTTGCCGAAATTATTATTCAATATATGGCAAATCCAAAAAATAAATTGAATATAAAATATCTAATATGGTTGTCCTCTATTATTATTTTACCGATAATTGCTTCCTTAGTTATATTTAATAATTATAAAGAAAAAGGCACGCCTGTTAATGTTGTTGTTGTTCAACCAAACATAGATCCTTATAACGACAAATTTGGAGGAATGCCTGTAAAACAACAACTAGATAAAATTGTTTCGCTTGCAGAATCTGTTGCAGATGAGAAAACTGACTATATAGTTGGTCCAGAAACAGCTATTCCCGAAGGAATATGGGAAGAAGATTTAAATAGTCACCCTGACATTTTACTATTAAAGAAACTAAATTACAAATTCAAAAATTCTAAAATAATAATTGGTGCATCAACATTCAGAATGTTTAAACCCGATGAGAAGCTTTCAGTTTCTGCCCGGAAATTTTCAGACTCAAACGAGTATTACGATTCTTATAATTCAGCTCTTCAATTCGATACCACTAACAACATGCAGATTTATCATAAATCTAAATTAGTTTTAGGTGTTGAAAAAATGCCTTTTGCAGGTACTTTTAGTTTTATTAAAGATTTATCAATAAAGCTAGGCGGAACCGCTGGTGGACTTGGCTCACAGGAAGAACCAAGCGTATTTAACTCTAATAATAACATTGCAATAATTGCTCCTATAATTTGTTATGAATCCATTTATGGCAAATATGTAACAGAATACATTAAAAAAGGTGCCGACCTTATTTTTGTAATAACAAATGACGGATGGTGGGGTGATTCGCCAGGGTACCGCCAACATTTAACATATAGCAGTGTAAGAGCAATTGAGACTCGTAGAGATATAGCACGTTCTGCAAACACTGGTATTTCTTGTTTTATAAATCAGCTTGGCGAGATAAGACAGGAAACAAACTGGTGGGAACCTGCGGCAATAAAAGATACTTTATATAAAAACAATACTATTACTTTTTATGTGAAAATGGGCGACTTTATTGGACGTATTGCCGCTATTTTAACAATCTTGTTATTTGTTTTTTATCTGTTTAGCAGCCTGAGAAGGAAATTTAACAAGATAAAGTCATGAAAATAATTATTTCGATTTTGGGAATTCTTTTATTGTTTTTTCTTTCATTTTCATCATATAGTCAGACTGTAGTACCCCGTTTTAAAAAGACCGAAATAATGAATAGCGGCTGTTTTGCATATTTTCCTGAAACTCCTGCTAATTTTGAATTAAACATATCCGATGATTCCTCATTAGTTTATACAGCATCAGTAGAATTTGATAATTTTACATATGGTATTATTGC
This genomic interval from Bacteroidia bacterium contains the following:
- a CDS encoding glycosyltransferase family 9 protein, coding for MVKFLIIRFSSIGDIVLTTPVVRCLKKQVAESEIHFLTKSAFSGILLSNPNVDKVLTLKEKFSDTINEIKEERYDYIIDLHNNIRTKRIKSQIGILSLTFPKLNIEKWLLVNFKINKMPNKHIVDRYFEPVKLFEVENDGNGLDYFIPKQDEVEINMLPDFVQNGYVGFVIGAKHFTKKMPAEKISEIISKLNYPIVILGGKEDSTDADKIMSICKNRKVYNSCGKYNLNQSASIVKQARVIVSHDTGLMHIAAAFQKPIISIWGNTVPEFGMYPYVKKELSDIVELKNIKCRPCTKIGFKQCPKKHFRCMNEIDNNEIVRLVEKHWNS
- a CDS encoding glycosyltransferase family 39 protein → MKQFFKNNADNIILGFILVIALFLRTFKLTEIPFMHDEFSALFRTQFNSFSELIEKGVLIDTHPPLIQIVLFYFVKIFGFSEAWLKLPFIIAGVFSVFLAYKIAEDWFGKTSAVAIASLIAYLQYPIFYSQIIRPYSSGLFFILLFVYFWNKIIFYSDKKRYPNLIGFVVAGALCAYNHHFTFLQAAIIGITGIFFLNRKNIIYYFAAGLAIALLYIPNIGIFKAQLEMGGIEDWLAKPGYDFLINYFSYIVHYSWITALIIIAVFISGLFVKPFLNNKRKSLLFISLLWFIIPFLIGFIYSRYVNAVLQYSVLIFAFPFILFGIFGWMKSNSIKLRAIIAFVLAIGCISSLVHKRKHFQIFYNSPYEQIVKQAKIESDSIGLKNCLIVFSMTAKDSTRTPSKILKHYSEKYIDQEKINYLKVEDAGDYKMLVHQLESFKGDYIYYGYLAGAPVEAYPLIKQFFPYVYKTSNFYGGSYVIFSKKRTNELTNDLYKSENSFEGANTNWGNINSALLDSVALSGKFSYRFDSISEWGPGFSDTLFKIANKQMDYIDVSINVMPLNDFSDAQLVSSIQQDTIIVDWRSSQFSNFVMTPLKWNTVTLSIKLPDLDFKNTNPVINIYVWNNKKQNFLIDDFKINVRKGNPILYWIVSEEVKTK
- a CDS encoding YdcF family protein, which gives rise to MFFILSKVLLFLFSPVVWVLILLIWALLTKRPKRRRNLILTSFFALFIFSNSFVLDEVMRVWEMPPSKIEKSGKVYDYAVVLGGIMSYYDVKNEQIGFNRSVDRLMQAVKLYRKGIVKKIVFTGGDASVLKDGGNEGDIILKFIKETNIVSEYDFIVENASRNTHENAESISKLFKNDSLKGNVVIITSAFHMKRSLGCFKKAGMNPDYYLADRFSGKRKYTLDHLIVPHTQSLDRWGMILHEIWGYYIYKIMGYL
- a CDS encoding glutamine synthetase; its protein translation is MAAYELHSHLIEKYLKKPKCEFTRNDIIKYIEENEVEMVNFRYVSEDGKLKTLNFIINSHEHLETIFSSGERVDGSSLFSFIEAGSSDLYAIPRFRTAFVNPFSEIPAIDILCSFYNAQGQPLESAPEYILKKAHDTFKNETGLNFKALGELEFYIISEKNSEFPVDDQKGYHSSAPFIKWNDFRNHAMKLIAETGGKIKYGHSEVGNFSSDTLTYEQHEIEFLPVDIEETAEQLIIAKWIIRMLAFEYGVQISFSPKITVGKAGSGMHVHMLAEKEGKNVLIENDKLSESAHKIIAGILDLAEALTAFGNSVPTSYLRLVPHQEAPTCICWGDRNRSVLVRVPLGWIGASNMVADSNPMEEKTTKNFTSKQTVELRSPDGSADIYLLLAGIVTAARHGFEMPNALDLAKNLYVDVNIFKEEAKERAKCLKNLPASCWQSADKLNEKREFFEKFGVFPSGTIDSIIKSLKSFNDLGLSEKLYGKNEEIGKLVEKYLHWK
- a CDS encoding DMT family transporter — protein: MKDRQNNSSILTLIFLAFIWGSSFILMKRGLEVFNANQVAAIRIFLSFLVLLPFAITRLHKLTPRTLLFVTITGLLGSTIPAFLFTYAQMHINSTMAGILNSLTPLFALLIAVLFFKTKVFWYNVIGILLGFIGAAALVIKDFSGIIDGENIYGLLIVIATLFYGFNTNHIKNNLKDLDGISITALSFFTVGPFTGVYLLFCDLPSAFAKPGAWAAFGYIAILGIIGTAFALIIMNSLIKRLTVILSSSVTYIIPVFAIGWGIFDGESFSWHQGLSIVLIFTGIYLVNKTSTIKQYET
- the lnt gene encoding apolipoprotein N-acyltransferase; amino-acid sequence: MKLKNYQLWILSILSSLLLSTGWMQGAFQLLLFIGFIPLLIVEDNYFQQTKRYRSFRIFPKALLTFLIWNTLSTWWIWNASPEGVLMAIIFNSLFMATVFWVFHATKRVLGRKLGNIAFIVYWIGFEYLHINWELSWSWLTLGNGLSENISIIQWYEYTGTLGGSLWILLINVLFAEIIIQYMANPKNKLNIKYLIWLSSIIILPIIASLVIFNNYKEKGTPVNVVVVQPNIDPYNDKFGGMPVKQQLDKIVSLAESVADEKTDYIVGPETAIPEGIWEEDLNSHPDILLLKKLNYKFKNSKIIIGASTFRMFKPDEKLSVSARKFSDSNEYYDSYNSALQFDTTNNMQIYHKSKLVLGVEKMPFAGTFSFIKDLSIKLGGTAGGLGSQEEPSVFNSNNNIAIIAPIICYESIYGKYVTEYIKKGADLIFVITNDGWWGDSPGYRQHLTYSSVRAIETRRDIARSANTGISCFINQLGEIRQETNWWEPAAIKDTLYKNNTITFYVKMGDFIGRIAAILTILLFVFYLFSSLRRKFNKIKS